In Synergistota bacterium, a genomic segment contains:
- a CDS encoding HpcH/HpaI aldolase/citrate lyase family protein → MRLRRTMMYVPGNNPGLMGSAGIFGADGIILDLEDSVSINEKDAARNLVKHFLLSHDFGKCEVTVRVNHIDTPYGLDDLREIVPCKPDGIRMPKCESAEEIKRIDELISEIEEKNGIEVGSVKLFAILETAKGVFNAYEIATASKRITALVFGAEDYTASMRTNRTKSGEELFYARSQIVLAARVAGVDALDTVFPDINDTEGLIEETKLIKQLGFDGKSVIHPNQIEPIHQVFTPAKEEVEKARRIIKAYKEAMERKSGVVALDGRMIDAPVVARAKRTLFLAGELTEEV, encoded by the coding sequence ATGAGACTCAGAAGAACGATGATGTATGTTCCAGGCAATAATCCCGGACTCATGGGCTCCGCAGGAATATTTGGAGCAGATGGAATAATACTCGACCTTGAGGACTCGGTATCGATAAACGAAAAAGATGCAGCAAGGAACCTTGTTAAGCACTTTTTATTATCGCATGACTTCGGCAAATGCGAGGTCACGGTAAGAGTCAACCATATCGATACCCCGTACGGATTGGATGACTTGCGAGAAATAGTCCCATGTAAGCCGGATGGTATAAGAATGCCAAAGTGTGAATCAGCAGAGGAAATAAAAAGAATAGATGAGTTAATCAGCGAAATAGAGGAGAAAAATGGGATAGAAGTTGGAAGCGTTAAACTCTTCGCAATACTCGAGACGGCAAAGGGTGTATTTAACGCTTACGAGATAGCAACCGCATCGAAGAGGATAACCGCTTTAGTTTTCGGAGCAGAGGACTACACCGCATCTATGAGAACAAATAGAACCAAAAGTGGAGAGGAGCTATTTTATGCCCGCTCTCAGATAGTATTAGCCGCGAGAGTGGCTGGAGTCGACGCTCTCGATACCGTATTCCCCGATATAAACGATACTGAAGGACTAATTGAGGAAACTAAGCTTATAAAGCAACTTGGTTTCGATGGTAAATCGGTCATACATCCGAACCAAATAGAGCCAATACACCAAGTATTCACACCAGCTAAGGAAGAAGTAGAAAAAGCTCGCAGGATAATAAAAGCTTATAAGGAAGCAATGGAAAGAAAGAGTGGCGTTGTAGCTCTCGATGGAAGAATGATAGACGCTCCCGTCGTCGCAAGAGCAAAGAGAACACTCTTTTTAGCCGGAGAACTAACCGAGGAGGTGTAG
- the citD gene encoding citrate lyase acyl carrier protein — protein sequence MRVAQAGSLESCDALITVREQPEGSGVKISIEGTSKYRFGEHIRKLIEEALSSLGEKDIEVQVQDNGALDPTLRARLETAILRLRRGEGK from the coding sequence ATGAGGGTGGCTCAAGCCGGAAGCCTGGAGTCGTGCGATGCGTTAATCACCGTCCGGGAGCAACCTGAGGGAAGCGGAGTAAAGATTAGCATTGAAGGGACGAGCAAGTATAGATTTGGCGAACACATAAGGAAGCTAATCGAGGAAGCGCTTTCTTCCCTCGGGGAAAAGGATATCGAAGTTCAGGTTCAAGACAACGGAGCTCTGGATCCAACTCTAAGGGCACGCCTGGAAACTGCGATTTTGAGGCTCAGGAGGGGAGAGGGAAAATGA
- the citC gene encoding [citrate (pro-3S)-lyase] ligase, translating to MEFTIKEVDLHNPEERKEIKRFLEKLGLQLEEGVEYTLALKNSRGEIVGTGSFEGKVLKCIGVDPDYQEAGLAGKIVSTLIEELRNRGRFHYFIFTSPEGAERFKELGFRELAKGEPLFVLLEGGIGGIDDYISYLRENRVENVKDASGCVVNCNPFTLGHQHLIETAASRSEFVYIIVVEEERSLFPFKVRYKLVREGTKHLKNVKVLKGGDYAVSSATFPSYFLRGRESLEIALSQARLDVSIFAKYIAPALGIRKRFVAEEPYCPVTAQFNKAMKEILPKHGIELIEIPRRRTEKGEIISASTVRDLIRKDAWEDIKRFVPMTTYEFLISEEAKPIIERIKKSKSRH from the coding sequence ATGGAATTCACCATTAAGGAAGTAGATCTGCACAATCCTGAAGAGAGAAAAGAAATAAAGCGCTTTCTTGAAAAACTCGGCTTACAGCTTGAGGAGGGAGTAGAATATACATTAGCTTTAAAAAATTCAAGAGGAGAAATCGTTGGAACAGGTTCATTTGAAGGCAAGGTCCTAAAATGCATAGGGGTGGATCCTGACTATCAGGAAGCCGGACTGGCGGGAAAGATAGTCAGCACCCTTATAGAAGAGTTAAGGAATAGGGGAAGATTCCACTACTTCATCTTTACCTCGCCGGAGGGAGCAGAGAGATTCAAAGAGCTCGGATTCAGAGAATTAGCAAAAGGAGAGCCCCTCTTCGTGCTGCTTGAGGGCGGTATAGGTGGAATAGATGACTATATAAGCTACCTCAGAGAAAATAGAGTAGAGAACGTTAAAGATGCCTCTGGATGCGTAGTTAACTGCAATCCCTTCACCTTAGGACATCAACATCTCATAGAAACCGCAGCTTCCAGAAGCGAGTTTGTTTACATAATAGTGGTAGAAGAGGAACGATCGCTTTTTCCCTTTAAAGTTAGATATAAGCTGGTAAGAGAAGGAACTAAACATCTTAAAAACGTCAAAGTGCTTAAAGGTGGAGATTATGCAGTATCATCCGCTACCTTTCCCTCTTATTTTTTGAGAGGTAGAGAATCGCTGGAAATAGCCCTTTCACAAGCAAGACTCGATGTTTCCATATTCGCAAAATACATAGCCCCAGCGTTAGGAATAAGGAAGAGATTCGTTGCCGAGGAACCATACTGCCCAGTCACCGCGCAGTTTAATAAAGCCATGAAGGAAATTCTCCCCAAACATGGAATAGAGCTCATTGAGATTCCGAGGAGGAGAACCGAAAAAGGAGAAATTATAAGCGCATCCACAGTCAGAGACCTAATAAGAAAAGACGCATGGGAAGATATAAAAAGATTTGTTCCAATGACCACTTATGAGTTTCTCATCTCGGAAGAGGCAAAGCCGATCATAGAGAGAATCAAGAAAAGCAAAAGTAGGCACTAA
- a CDS encoding NFACT family protein, with protein MAFDGSVLRGILGELEESFLGKRIRSVKLDKRGVFLEFSGGVGISIALSRSFSSIFASDSPVGITDQPDPPFVLLLRKHLVGSELIRVYQHEFDRVAFLQFETRYASRLVERRKLALELFPGRANAILLEDERIVVSAWKEKGMKSRYYLPPISRRVNPLLFRNIGELSIDRISAVFQGTSENLLDYLSSGSVSEKWESWINALEKRAFLPVLFIAEEGFPLDYWILDYDFPRAAAKESFATLSELVRSFMIRRMEFEEEVEWRKRREKERRDRLKYLLKKRDKLLDVIEREEEARRLKLLGEIILANISFIKKGEREASLLNPYTGELETIRLDPSLSPAMNAQKLFKEASKLKRGVKKAREELARVEMEIAKLDAIDGIEKVTKEKREKKEQKSSLPFREFDYKGWKILVGKGAKSNELLTFKKASPEDIWLHVRGSPGSHVVVRNPWGSELPGDVLEFAASLAAYYSKARMNAKVPVDYTLVKYVKRHPSGKRGAVLVRNQNTIWVRPRSGEIS; from the coding sequence GTGGCTTTTGATGGAAGCGTTCTTAGGGGGATTCTGGGGGAGTTAGAGGAGAGTTTCTTGGGGAAGAGGATTAGATCTGTAAAATTGGATAAGAGGGGGGTTTTTCTGGAATTCAGCGGGGGAGTGGGGATATCAATTGCTCTCTCCCGCTCGTTTTCCTCCATTTTTGCTTCGGATTCCCCTGTGGGCATAACCGATCAACCAGATCCTCCGTTTGTGCTTCTTCTAAGGAAACATCTCGTTGGAAGCGAGCTTATCCGCGTTTATCAGCATGAGTTTGATAGAGTGGCTTTTCTCCAGTTCGAAACGAGATATGCATCTCGCCTGGTTGAAAGAAGAAAACTGGCTTTAGAGCTTTTTCCTGGTAGGGCTAATGCTATTCTTTTGGAGGATGAGCGTATAGTTGTCTCCGCTTGGAAAGAAAAGGGGATGAAAAGCAGGTACTATCTACCACCAATTTCGCGCAGGGTGAACCCGCTTCTCTTCAGGAATATAGGAGAGCTTTCCATCGATAGGATTTCAGCGGTATTTCAGGGAACGAGTGAAAATCTGTTGGATTATCTTTCTTCGGGAAGTGTTTCGGAAAAATGGGAAAGCTGGATAAACGCTCTGGAAAAGAGAGCTTTTCTACCCGTTCTTTTCATTGCGGAGGAGGGCTTCCCTCTCGACTATTGGATTCTGGATTATGACTTTCCAAGGGCAGCTGCTAAAGAGTCATTTGCTACTCTTTCGGAGCTTGTGAGGAGCTTTATGATCAGAAGGATGGAGTTTGAGGAGGAAGTCGAGTGGAGGAAAAGAAGGGAAAAAGAAAGAAGAGATAGGCTTAAATATCTTTTAAAAAAGAGGGATAAGCTTCTTGATGTTATTGAGCGTGAGGAGGAAGCAAGAAGACTTAAGCTTCTTGGGGAGATCATACTCGCCAACATAAGCTTTATTAAGAAGGGGGAGAGAGAAGCAAGTCTTCTTAATCCATACACGGGTGAGCTTGAGACGATAAGGCTTGATCCCTCACTTTCACCTGCCATGAATGCTCAAAAGCTTTTTAAGGAAGCATCAAAGCTTAAGAGAGGGGTGAAAAAGGCGAGGGAGGAGCTTGCGAGGGTCGAGATGGAAATCGCAAAGCTCGACGCTATAGATGGCATTGAAAAAGTAACGAAGGAAAAGAGGGAGAAGAAAGAGCAAAAATCTTCTCTTCCCTTTAGGGAGTTCGATTACAAAGGTTGGAAGATCCTCGTTGGTAAGGGAGCGAAATCTAATGAGTTATTAACATTTAAGAAAGCATCACCGGAGGATATCTGGCTTCATGTTCGAGGATCTCCGGGAAGCCATGTGGTAGTGAGAAACCCGTGGGGATCCGAGCTTCCAGGAGATGTCTTAGAGTTCGCTGCTTCCTTGGCTGCTTATTATAGTAAGGCAAGGATGAATGCTAAAGTTCCTGTGGATTATACCCTGGTTAAGTATGTTAAAAGGCATCCCTCGGGAAAGAGAGGAGCGGTTCTTGTAAGAAACCAAAATACTATCTGGGTGAGACCAAGGAGCGGAGAAATCTCCTAA
- a CDS encoding diguanylate cyclase: protein MMVSLKDEKAEINEKEIERVSEVARYALLFATDKRYYIPLTPENYDRCYRIVEKLYERGEPLTWENFIREWGGELPSSDKETVLAKASAKLYAVAEELANHAELMHGVGKDFDTTMETFADGVKGARERKDIAIVIRGLLEEVAKARKRVDELTRELEESKRQIRELKQELKRVQMEALTDRLTGALNRGSLETMVSLNLKRRRKNGVPFCVAIFDIDDFKEINDTHGHLFGDEVLKKITEVVKGSLSNGDLLYRYGGDEFCILFPGKNLDESLALMERAASNVRKIPFIGLMGKPLKVSLSVGIAEAKRDDTPKDLLLRADEALYFAKESGKNTIKTDKDVRSKSSWRIDISSLTTVD from the coding sequence TTGATGGTTTCTCTTAAGGATGAGAAAGCCGAGATTAATGAGAAGGAAATCGAAAGAGTCAGTGAAGTAGCAAGGTATGCACTCCTTTTTGCCACTGATAAGAGATACTATATTCCTCTCACTCCTGAGAATTATGATAGATGCTATAGGATAGTTGAAAAGCTCTATGAAAGGGGAGAGCCCCTTACTTGGGAGAACTTTATAAGAGAGTGGGGAGGAGAGCTTCCCTCAAGCGATAAGGAGACCGTTTTAGCTAAGGCTTCTGCTAAGCTATACGCTGTTGCGGAAGAGCTCGCAAATCATGCTGAGTTGATGCACGGTGTTGGCAAGGATTTCGATACCACTATGGAAACATTTGCCGATGGTGTTAAAGGAGCGAGAGAAAGAAAGGACATTGCAATTGTGATAAGAGGTCTCCTTGAAGAAGTAGCTAAGGCGAGAAAAAGGGTAGATGAGTTAACCAGGGAGCTTGAGGAATCTAAACGGCAGATAAGAGAGTTGAAGCAAGAACTGAAAAGGGTTCAGATGGAAGCTCTAACCGATAGGCTGACGGGGGCTTTAAATAGAGGAAGTCTTGAAACGATGGTTTCTTTGAATCTGAAAAGAAGGAGAAAAAATGGTGTACCGTTTTGCGTTGCCATATTTGATATAGATGACTTCAAGGAGATCAACGATACTCATGGTCATCTTTTTGGAGATGAGGTGCTTAAAAAAATCACCGAGGTTGTGAAGGGGAGTCTCTCTAACGGGGATCTTCTATACAGATATGGTGGGGACGAGTTCTGTATTCTTTTCCCTGGAAAAAATCTTGATGAATCCCTCGCTCTTATGGAGAGGGCAGCCTCAAACGTAAGGAAGATACCTTTTATAGGCCTCATGGGAAAACCCCTTAAGGTGAGCTTAAGCGTTGGCATAGCAGAGGCGAAGAGAGATGATACTCCTAAGGATCTCCTTCTTCGGGCTGATGAAGCCCTTTATTTTGCCAAAGAATCTGGTAAAAACACCATAAAAACCGACAAGGATGTTAGATCTAAGTCTTCGTGGAGGATAGACATAAGTTCACTCACCACAGTCGATTAG
- the citF gene encoding citrate lyase subunit alpha → MRNAVGREIPEEIKGYGKTIPFKGVGKHIPSGRKASPPKKATYPTRTSKVVKSLEDVIKAVELKDGMSISFHHHLRNGDRVVLQVVEAIDKLGIKDITLVPTALFPTHRELEKYIRKGTISRIYGNINGPLGRAISKGVMEYPVVFRSHGGRARAIEDGDLHIDVAFIAAPAADHYGNLNGVMGPSSCGSLGYAFTDAMFADQVVAITDNLVDFPLTPISIPQIYVDYVVEVEHLGDPKGIVSGTTRITRDPMRLKIAKNAADLIEASGLLKDGFSFQTGAGGISLAVARFVREKMIEKKIKGSFGLGGITSYFVKMLEDGVFKTLFDVQCFDLEAVRSLLRNNEHVEISASFYANPHNAGCLVNKLDCVILGATEIDPSFNVNVNTEVDGALTHGTGGHSDTAAGSKLTIIVSPLIRGRIPTVVEKVLTVTTPGETIDAFVCEYGVAINPKRQDLLNRAKEAKLPIVSIEELLDKAIKLVGKPEPLRLKDQIIGVIEYRDGTVIDVVYGIEDES, encoded by the coding sequence TTGAGAAACGCCGTAGGAAGAGAAATCCCAGAGGAAATAAAAGGATATGGTAAGACTATTCCCTTTAAGGGAGTTGGAAAGCATATACCATCTGGAAGAAAGGCATCTCCCCCAAAGAAAGCCACCTATCCAACCCGGACATCAAAGGTGGTAAAATCCCTGGAGGATGTAATCAAAGCCGTTGAGCTCAAGGACGGGATGAGTATATCCTTCCATCACCATCTGAGGAACGGAGATAGAGTCGTTCTCCAAGTCGTTGAAGCAATAGATAAGCTTGGCATAAAGGATATAACCCTCGTCCCCACCGCTCTCTTCCCCACACATAGAGAGCTCGAAAAGTATATCAGGAAGGGAACAATTTCAAGGATCTACGGTAATATAAATGGTCCCCTCGGAAGAGCCATCTCAAAAGGGGTAATGGAATACCCTGTAGTATTCAGAAGTCATGGAGGAAGAGCGAGAGCCATAGAAGACGGAGATCTTCACATAGATGTCGCCTTTATAGCGGCTCCCGCAGCCGACCATTACGGGAACTTAAACGGCGTTATGGGTCCCTCGAGCTGCGGATCTCTCGGGTACGCGTTCACGGACGCAATGTTTGCTGACCAAGTAGTAGCAATAACGGATAATCTCGTGGACTTTCCCCTCACCCCAATCTCTATACCCCAGATATATGTCGACTATGTCGTTGAGGTTGAGCATCTTGGTGACCCCAAGGGGATAGTATCGGGAACGACGCGAATAACGCGAGATCCCATGAGATTGAAGATAGCAAAGAACGCCGCCGACCTTATAGAAGCGTCAGGGCTGCTCAAGGATGGCTTTTCCTTCCAAACGGGAGCAGGAGGCATATCCTTGGCGGTAGCACGCTTTGTAAGAGAAAAAATGATCGAGAAAAAGATAAAAGGAAGTTTTGGTCTGGGAGGAATAACGAGCTACTTTGTAAAGATGCTCGAAGATGGTGTTTTCAAGACCTTATTTGACGTCCAGTGCTTTGACCTCGAGGCGGTTAGATCCCTTCTCAGAAATAATGAACATGTTGAAATCTCAGCAAGCTTTTATGCGAATCCGCATAACGCTGGATGCCTGGTGAATAAGCTCGATTGCGTTATACTCGGCGCGACTGAAATAGACCCAAGCTTTAACGTCAATGTCAATACCGAAGTAGACGGCGCCTTGACGCACGGCACGGGCGGGCACTCCGACACCGCAGCCGGTTCAAAGCTAACCATCATAGTAAGCCCGCTCATAAGGGGAAGGATTCCCACGGTGGTCGAAAAGGTCCTGACAGTCACCACTCCCGGCGAGACCATAGATGCCTTCGTGTGTGAATATGGAGTTGCCATAAATCCTAAAAGACAAGACCTTTTAAATAGAGCAAAGGAGGCAAAACTTCCTATAGTGTCGATAGAGGAACTACTCGATAAGGCAATAAAGCTCGTCGGAAAGCCCGAGCCTTTAAGACTCAAAGATCAGATCATAGGAGTTATAGAGTACAGAGACGGAACGGTCATAGATGTAGTTTACGGAATAGAAGATGAATCTTGA
- a CDS encoding asparaginase, with protein sequence MEDTEGEGLMPVLRGSDLLADLPLPAGVSEIEVKDWKTVPSSHLRVKDVIDLAKLIRELSQSFDGIVVVQGTDTLEEISYMIDLLYGGSAPVVFTGAMYPPRFIGSDAKRNLFNAIRVASCFDAIGQGALVVMNDEVHSAVEVIKLKSFGVDAFSSLPFGPIGVITPKGVEFRRKLLKREFYETEDLEEKVALVKTCFSMNPDTLDLFISSGYKGIVLEAMGCGNVPPVLVPSIREAIRNGIPVVLSSRCSGSDIVPIYGYEGGSLYLVREGVISAGRLNGLKARIKLMVLLGITRDLEELKERFS encoded by the coding sequence ATGGAAGATACTGAGGGAGAAGGGCTAATGCCGGTCCTAAGGGGGAGTGATCTTCTCGCTGATTTACCTCTTCCCGCTGGCGTTTCTGAGATTGAGGTGAAGGATTGGAAAACCGTCCCTTCGAGTCATCTTCGAGTTAAGGATGTCATTGATCTCGCTAAGCTGATTAGAGAGCTATCTCAGAGCTTTGATGGAATAGTCGTGGTTCAGGGGACAGATACGCTTGAGGAGATATCCTATATGATTGACTTGCTTTATGGCGGATCCGCACCAGTTGTCTTTACGGGTGCTATGTATCCTCCTCGCTTCATAGGAAGCGATGCTAAGAGAAACCTATTTAACGCAATTAGAGTAGCTTCTTGTTTCGATGCTATAGGTCAAGGAGCGCTTGTGGTTATGAACGATGAGGTACATTCAGCTGTTGAGGTTATTAAGCTTAAATCTTTTGGAGTAGATGCTTTTTCCTCCTTGCCTTTTGGCCCCATAGGGGTTATAACGCCTAAAGGAGTAGAGTTTAGGAGGAAGCTCCTTAAAAGGGAGTTCTATGAAACCGAAGATCTTGAGGAGAAAGTTGCTTTAGTAAAGACCTGCTTTTCCATGAATCCAGATACGCTTGATCTTTTCATCTCTTCTGGTTATAAGGGTATAGTTCTGGAAGCGATGGGATGTGGAAATGTTCCTCCCGTTCTCGTTCCTTCAATAAGAGAGGCGATTCGCAATGGTATCCCGGTGGTTTTATCCAGCAGATGCTCAGGCTCTGACATCGTTCCGATATATGGGTATGAGGGGGGGAGTCTTTATCTTGTAAGGGAAGGGGTCATATCAGCAGGCAGGCTTAACGGCTTGAAGGCCAGGATAAAGCTTATGGTCCTTCTGGGTATAACCAGGGACCTCGAGGAGTTAAAGGAGAGGTTTTCTTAG
- a CDS encoding RluA family pseudouridine synthase, giving the protein MKIRVTPEDSGKRLDKLISEKLKEISRSLAKKLIESGKIIVNGCKAEPSYKVKEGNEIEISELPPKHKVIKPQDIPISVVFEDDDILVLDKPAGIAVHPSPGCEENTIVNLLLKRYRNLPGASPERPGIIHRLDKDTSGLIIIAKTPLAYKSLSKQFSERTVEKRYLALLLGNLPLDEGKIELPIGRDPFNRKKMKVTLGGKEAITFFRVLKRYEGFTLVEVQIKTGRTHQIRVHFSYQGYPIAGDEVYGEGKLPSLKRQFLHAYKLAFSHPCTEKKLSFTSPLPQDLRRFLRSLVSPR; this is encoded by the coding sequence ATGAAGATACGAGTAACCCCTGAAGATTCTGGAAAAAGACTCGACAAGCTGATCTCAGAAAAACTAAAAGAGATATCGAGATCCTTAGCCAAAAAATTAATAGAAAGCGGCAAAATTATCGTTAATGGATGCAAAGCGGAGCCGAGCTACAAGGTTAAAGAAGGAAACGAAATAGAGATATCAGAGCTTCCGCCAAAGCACAAAGTTATAAAACCTCAAGATATTCCCATTTCAGTGGTTTTTGAGGACGATGACATTCTCGTTCTTGATAAACCAGCAGGTATAGCGGTTCACCCCTCCCCAGGGTGTGAGGAAAATACCATAGTTAACCTACTGCTTAAGAGATATAGAAATCTGCCCGGGGCTTCACCAGAAAGGCCTGGTATCATTCATCGCCTTGACAAGGATACATCAGGTCTAATCATTATAGCGAAGACACCTTTAGCCTATAAAAGCCTCTCTAAGCAGTTTTCCGAAAGAACGGTTGAGAAAAGATATCTTGCTTTGTTATTGGGGAATCTACCTCTCGATGAGGGGAAAATAGAGCTCCCCATTGGTAGAGATCCCTTTAATAGAAAGAAAATGAAAGTAACGCTCGGCGGAAAAGAAGCCATTACTTTCTTCAGAGTCCTTAAAAGATATGAGGGATTCACCCTGGTAGAGGTTCAGATAAAAACTGGAAGAACGCATCAGATAAGAGTTCATTTTTCCTATCAAGGGTATCCCATTGCTGGAGACGAAGTCTACGGGGAAGGTAAGCTCCCCTCGCTTAAAAGGCAGTTTCTGCACGCTTACAAGTTAGCTTTTTCCCACCCATGCACGGAAAAGAAGCTATCTTTCACCTCCCCCTTACCTCAAGATCTTAGGAGATTTCTCCGCTCCTTGGTCTCACCCAGATAG
- the citX gene encoding citrate lyase holo-[acyl-carrier protein] synthase has protein sequence MNLEEVLKTREEKWKNALKIALRSKGSAISVTLNSPGETKRDPETFKALALIVSDVLLALERAGIAFNEILFKNEGAYPYFVAGVRGDPTRVKKITIELEEKHPIGRLLDIDVLKADGSKISRRDLGLEERKCFLCDLSWIECRRNKKHSKEELKKFYRKALKSFLRGCESK, from the coding sequence ATGAATCTTGAGGAGGTTTTAAAAACAAGAGAGGAAAAGTGGAAAAACGCCCTTAAGATAGCACTACGAAGTAAAGGAAGCGCAATAAGCGTTACCCTTAACTCGCCTGGTGAAACTAAAAGGGACCCTGAAACTTTTAAGGCACTGGCACTAATTGTAAGCGATGTCCTGCTCGCTCTCGAGCGAGCAGGAATAGCTTTCAATGAAATTCTCTTTAAAAATGAAGGAGCGTATCCATATTTTGTAGCTGGCGTGCGAGGTGATCCAACGCGGGTCAAGAAAATAACCATAGAGCTGGAGGAAAAACACCCCATAGGAAGACTCCTTGACATTGATGTGTTGAAAGCGGATGGAAGCAAAATCTCGCGTAGAGACCTCGGCTTAGAGGAAAGAAAATGCTTCTTATGTGACCTATCATGGATAGAGTGTAGAAGAAACAAAAAACATTCCAAAGAAGAGCTAAAGAAGTTTTATAGGAAAGCTTTAAAAAGCTTCCTAAGAGGGTGTGAAAGTAAGTGA
- the lspA gene encoding signal peptidase II has product MPEMRIHIKEAWILASGIGIDRITKLLALKELRRGEISLLSGLIKLKLLFNEGSAFGIKIFKGNKIWIIITSLFIILLYSLPAKDRLSRTSRAFLVSGAIGNLLDRIIYGRVVDFINLPYWPTFNVADALITIGIVLALISFFKGWRDEDTSNP; this is encoded by the coding sequence ATGCCCGAGATGCGCATCCATATTAAGGAAGCTTGGATACTCGCTTCAGGCATAGGTATAGATAGAATAACCAAGCTACTTGCCTTAAAAGAGCTTCGGAGAGGAGAGATATCTCTCCTCTCCGGTTTAATTAAGCTCAAGCTTCTCTTCAACGAAGGATCGGCCTTTGGCATAAAAATCTTTAAGGGCAATAAGATATGGATAATCATCACATCTCTATTTATAATTCTGCTTTACTCTCTGCCAGCGAAAGACCGTCTTTCAAGAACCTCAAGAGCATTTTTGGTAAGTGGCGCAATAGGAAACCTATTAGACAGGATTATATATGGAAGAGTTGTAGATTTCATAAACCTCCCCTATTGGCCTACCTTCAATGTAGCTGATGCTTTGATAACAATAGGAATCGTACTCGCTCTGATCAGCTTTTTCAAAGGATGGAGAGATGAAGATACGAGTAACCCCTGA
- a CDS encoding ADP-ribosylglycohydrolase family protein, which yields MKDKFVGAILGLAIGDALGMPFEGWTSRDIRKKWDRKSFLSRAGLKPGQFTDDTMLAILHAESLIDKGDVDPGDIARKFVDWYKKGDTRGMGKITTEAVEKLLKGISWKESGIGGEMAASNGGAMRIAPVALFFHDDLNLLKEKVKLAVEITHKNPEAVKGAQAVAYAVALACRGDVNPNILLRETAKYIGESELAKKLEKAQGYLGEGFPPMDALPLLGISAYVVESVPSALYCFAFSPDSYLGSVVNAVMAGGDTDTIAAIAGAISGAFNGVGGIPEKWLNGIERKDYLVSLGEKLYEAWNEKRGGRA from the coding sequence GTGAAGGATAAGTTCGTAGGGGCTATATTGGGGCTTGCGATAGGGGATGCTCTGGGCATGCCTTTTGAGGGATGGACATCGAGAGACATAAGGAAGAAATGGGACAGGAAAAGCTTTCTCTCAAGAGCTGGCCTAAAACCTGGACAGTTTACGGATGATACTATGCTTGCTATCCTTCATGCGGAGAGCCTTATAGATAAGGGAGATGTTGATCCAGGGGATATCGCGAGGAAATTCGTAGACTGGTACAAGAAAGGCGATACCCGCGGTATGGGAAAGATCACAACCGAGGCTGTAGAAAAGCTTCTTAAGGGAATCTCATGGAAAGAAAGTGGAATAGGAGGAGAGATGGCTGCGAGCAATGGAGGTGCCATGAGGATAGCTCCGGTTGCTCTTTTCTTCCATGATGACCTTAATTTACTTAAGGAGAAAGTTAAACTCGCGGTTGAAATTACGCATAAAAACCCTGAGGCGGTTAAGGGAGCGCAGGCAGTTGCTTATGCTGTTGCCCTTGCATGCAGAGGGGATGTTAATCCGAATATTCTTCTGAGGGAAACCGCTAAGTATATTGGTGAGTCTGAACTTGCTAAGAAGCTTGAGAAAGCACAGGGGTATCTCGGAGAGGGTTTTCCTCCGATGGATGCCTTACCGCTTCTCGGGATAAGCGCTTACGTGGTTGAAAGCGTTCCAAGTGCCCTTTACTGCTTTGCTTTTTCTCCTGATAGCTATCTTGGAAGCGTCGTTAATGCGGTTATGGCAGGTGGAGATACGGATACCATAGCGGCTATAGCGGGAGCGATAAGCGGTGCTTTTAACGGTGTAGGCGGTATACCGGAGAAATGGTTAAATGGCATTGAGAGAAAAGACTACCTTGTTTCCCTTGGGGAAAAGCTTTATGAGGCTTGGAATGAAAAGAGGGGAGGAAGAGCTTAA